In Felis catus isolate Fca126 chromosome A3, F.catus_Fca126_mat1.0, whole genome shotgun sequence, a single genomic region encodes these proteins:
- the LOC101084869 gene encoding 60S ribosomal protein L32-like, whose translation MATLRLPVKPRIVKKRTNKFIWRHSDPHVKTQCNWRKPRGIGETGGRQSKGQISMPNIGYESSKKTKYMLPRGFRKFLVHHIKELEVLLIYNKSYCTEIAHNVSSQTHQATAERAAQLATRVTNPDVRLCGKENE comes from the coding sequence ATGGCCACCCTCAGACTTCCCGTGAAGCCCAGGATTGTTAAAAAGAGGACTAACAAGTTCATCTGGCGCCACTCAGACCCACATGTCAAAACTCAATGCAACTGGAGGAAACCCAGAGGCATTGGTGAAACGGGGGGAAGACAATCTAAGGGCCAGATCTCGATGCCCAACATTGGTTACGAGAGCAGCAAGAAAACAAAGTATATGCTGCCCAGGGGCTTCCGGAAGTTCCTAGTCCACCACATCAAGGAGCTTGAAGTGCTGCTGATTTACAACAAGTCTTACTGCACAGAGATTGCTCACAATGTCTCCTCCCAGACCCACCAAGCCACGGCAGAAAGAGCAGCCCAGTTGGCCACCAGGGTCACCAATCCCGATGTCAGGCTATgtggcaaagaaaatgaatag